The genomic interval AACCGACTAGCATCTCGGCGGAGTTTCTGGGCTGAGCTCAACGTAGCAAGGCTGCGCCACGATAACATCGTGCGCGTGGTGGCTGCCAGCACGCGCACGCCCGCGGGGTCCAATAGCCTAGGGACCATCATCATGGAGTTCGGTGGCAACGTCACTTTACACCAAGTCATCTATGGCGCCGCCGGCCACCCTGAGGGGGACGCAGGGGAGCCTCACTGCCGCACTGGAGGACAGTTAAGTTTGGGAAAGTGTCTCAAGTACTCACTAGATGTTGTGAACGGCCTGCTCTTCCTCCACTCGCAAAGCATTGTGCACTTGGACCTGAAGCCCGCGAACATCTTGATCAGTGAGCAGGATGTCTGTAAAATTAGTGACTTCGGTTGCTCTGAGAAGTTGGAAGATCTGCTGTGCTTCCAGACACCCTCTTACCCTCTAGGAGGCACATACACCCACCGCGCCCCGGAGCTCCTGAAAGGAGAGGGCGTGACGCCTAAAGCCGACATTTATTCCTTTGCCATCACTCTCTGGCAAATGACTACCAAGCAGGCGCCGTATTCGGGGGAGCGGCAGCACATACTGTACGCAGTGGTGGCCTACGACCTGCGCCCGTCCCTCTCCGCTGCCGTCTTCGAGGACTCGCTCCCCGGGCAGCGCCTTGGGGACGTCATCCAGCGCTGCTGGAGACCCAGCGCGGCGCAGAGGCCGAGCGCGCGGCTGCTTTTGGTGGATCTCACCTCTTTGAAAGCTGAACTCGGCTGACTGAAAATCTGGTCAAGATAAGTTTTTGTCtgattctatttgtttttaaaggaagTGGAGATGTCGAAGAAAA from Gorilla gorilla gorilla isolate KB3781 chromosome 7, NHGRI_mGorGor1-v2.1_pri, whole genome shotgun sequence carries:
- the MOS gene encoding proto-oncogene serine/threonine-protein kinase mos — translated: MPSPLALRPYLRSEFSPSVDARPCSSPSELPAKLLLGATPPRAPRLPRRLAWCSIDWEQVCLLQRLGAGGFGSVYKATYRGVPVAIKQVNKCTKNRLASRRSFWAELNVARLRHDNIVRVVAASTRTPAGSNSLGTIIMEFGGNVTLHQVIYGAAGHPEGDAGEPHCRTGGQLSLGKCLKYSLDVVNGLLFLHSQSIVHLDLKPANILISEQDVCKISDFGCSEKLEDLLCFQTPSYPLGGTYTHRAPELLKGEGVTPKADIYSFAITLWQMTTKQAPYSGERQHILYAVVAYDLRPSLSAAVFEDSLPGQRLGDVIQRCWRPSAAQRPSARLLLVDLTSLKAELG